From the Variovorax paradoxus genome, the window TGACGCGCTCGGCCAGCGCGTTCTGATAGCAGTCGTAGCCGTCCGTCATCGAGCAGGCGATGCCGTGGCGGCGGTGGATTTCCTGATAGTCGTTCGAGCAGTACTGGATGCCCCTGTCCGAGTGATGCACCAGCATTTGCCCAGTCTTGCGGCCCTTGAGCGCCACCTTCAGCGCCCGGCTGACCTGCTCGGTGTGCAGGCTGTCGTGCACGTGATGGCCCACGATCTTGCGCGACCACGCATCCGTCACCAGGCTGAGATAGACGAATCCTTGATCGGTCGGCAGGTAGGTGATGTCAGCCACCCAGACCTGCTCGCTGCCGGTGGGGCGCACCTGATCCGGCCCCTGCTTGAGCAGGTTGGGATGACGGCGCAACCGGTGATGGCTGTCGGTGGTCTTGTGATACGCCCGCCTGGGCTGAACCAGCATGTGGGCCTCGCGCAGCACGTCCAGCAACGCATCGCGCCCCAGGCTCGCGTTGGCCTGGTGCAGCGGCTGCTTGAGAAGATGGTGCAGCTTGCGCGCGCCCAGCCGCGGCTGGCGCAGGCGCACGGAACGCACAAGCTCGATCACTGTGTCAGAACGGGCACGGCATTGCTGCTGGTGCTGCAGTTGTTGGTAGTAAGCCTGGCGGCTGACGCCCCAATGGCGGCAAGCCCTCAACACGCTCAGCCCCGGGACGAGCTTTTGCGAGAGGACTTGCCCGAAGGCTTTTTTACGACACGCACCCCATAGTCCTTCTTCAGGACATCGAGCACGGCCTCGAACAACTGAGCCTTCTCATTGGCCTCGCGAAGCTGGACTTCGAGAGCCTTGATCCTCTGCTCAGGAGTCAGCGGCGCAGCGGATGGCGATGCGGAATTCTTGATCGGTACTGGCATGGGAAGCCGACATGATGCCGAACCCCAGCTCTGGCGGCCATGCTTGCGCAGCCACACCAACACCGTCGAGCGACCCTGGATGCCGTAGCGCTCCTGGGCCTGCTTGTACGTGAGCTCGCCTTTTTCTACCTGATCGACCACCGACAGCTTAAAAGCCAGCGTGTAGTCGCTCTGCGTGCGTTTGATGCCTGATTCCATTGACTTGCCTTTTCTGAGAGGAAAAGGTGTCAACCCAGGTCAGGACGGGTCAGCTCCAATGAAAAAGCCCCGCTCGGCGGGGCTTTTTCTTGGGCGGAGCAGCGGAGTGCGCGCCGCGCTCAGAGCGGCGGCTGGTTGGCCTGCAAGTACTCCCGGCCTGCCAGAACCATCGCCGCGCCGGCCGGACCGCCGACTGCATGCGGCAGGGATGTCTGCAGCGAGGTCGCGAAGTCGCCTCGGTAGAGCTTGGAGCCCTGGTGCGTCAGGTTCGAATTGGCATCGACGTAGATCGACTCGCCCAGCCCCGACCAGAGTCGGCAGAAGCCGTAGTCCTCGGAGAGGTAGCGGCGCGTCTGCGGATCTACCATGACGTCGAAGAAGCGGTAGTGCAGGCCGAGGTCGGCCTCGCCGATGCTGTCGGGCATGTACCTGAGATCGGGGTAGCTTGCCATGAGCCGTTCGAACACGGCGCGCTTGATCGCCATGAAGCCGGTCGGCGCTTCGTTCATCTTCATGAATCCGTCGGACTGCACCTCGAGCTCGACCCGCGAGGTGGTCTCGGAAGCCTTGGCGTTCACGGTGTAGCGGGTGAAGGTGGACTCGAACTGCTGCTGCGTCGTGCCTTCGGCCACGCCGCCGTCGGGCCAGTTCTCGCGCTTGAGTGGGTACACGCCTGCCGCCACGTCGTAATCCGACAGCAACAGCCGGAAGGCCGCCTGGGCAGAGAAGCCGATGTCGGCGTCAATCCAGAACAGGTGCGTCCACTGCGGATTGGCGAGGAACTGGGCCACGCAGTTGTTCCGTGCGCGCGTCACCAGGCTCTCGCCCTGGTGCGTGAGTACCTGCAGCCGCATGCCGGCGCGCTCGGCCTGGACGGTGAAGTTCAGCATCGAGGTGAGGTAGTTCAGGAAGACCTTGCCGTCGTGGCTCGGTGTGACGATCACGGGAAAGATCTGCCGGAGTTCGGATGGGTCGAGCATGTCAGGTTCCGTTTGCTTGTCGTTGTCGTTGTCGCTGTCTGTGACCGTCGAGCCTATCGGGCGGGGCGCCGCATCAGCCCCAGCAGCAGGTTGTCGTAGACCTCCGTGGCCGCGGCGTGGCCGGGGAGGTAGCGGTCGATCAGGCTGCGCTGGCGTTCGCGGTACGCGGTGGCCTGCGCGTCGTGGGTGTCGATGGCTTCGATCACGCGGGTGCTGGCCCCGGCCACGTCGTTGCCCTGGTAGTAGTAGCCGAGGTCTGCGCACAGGTGAGCGTTGTGCACCAGCGGATAGCCCTGCCAGCAAGTTTCCAGGTAGAAGTAGTTGAGCGGGTTCTCCCACTGGTGCGAGATCACGATGTCGGTGTTCTGCGCGAGGAAAACCGGCGTTTCGTGCCGGCCCAGGAAGACCGCCTTGTGCTGGCGGATCAGGTCGAGCTGGTTCATCAACGTGATGAACTCCATGCTCTCCTTCGCCAGCCGCTCGGCATTGTTGACCTGCAGCAACGCGATGGCTTCGGGCCGTGAGCGGTAGGCCAGCTCGGCGATCAGCACAGGATAGAGGCAGAACTTCACCACGTTGATGTTCGGCTCCATCACGCTGAGCCGCCTCGGACCAACCTTCGGCTGATAGACGCCGGCAGCAGGCAAGCCGCGCGTGCGCTCGTCCAGGAACACCGGGCTCCAGACGAAAGGCACGGGGCGCGCATCGGCCCGGCGCAGCACTTCGAAGTACGGCTGGCTGATGTTGACCACCTGCGGAACCATCCAGATGTCGTCGTAGCGCTGGTTCACGAAAAGGTTCTGGCCCCACAGCGGCTTGCTGAACAGCATCGACTCCATGGCGTGCACGTACTCGAAGCCGCAGCAGTACGACACCAGCCGCGCGCCGCGCCGCTTCAGGTAGTCGGTCTGCGCCGCGTCGATCTGACCCCCGAGTTCAATCAGCACGTCGACGTTGTCCTTGGCTGTGTCGAAGGTCACGGTGGGCCAGCGCGCCTGGTCCCAGGGCAGGGTCGGCGTGATCGGGACGGCCGTGGTGTTGACAAGTACCACCGAAGCCACCAACGGGCAGTGCTTCAGTGCTTCTGCCAGAAATATGGCGTTTTGCTTGATGCCATTGTTCCAAAGCGTTTCGGCCTCGTGATGGAGTCCGAGCGTAATTCCAATACGGAGCATGGACGTGTCAGGCATTGAATTGTTTCGCAAATGTTAATTGCCGGTGGAGGTGAGCGGAGTGAAAGGAGCATAAAGCCGGCATCGCTGGGGCGTGATTAATTTCGCCGCTCCATATAGGCTCGCGCAATTTTGACGTGGTTCCAAAGTTGTGTGCGATCTACCAGAAAGCTTCCAAAAATTGTCTTGAAGATAAAAATTGACAACAGTTGATTGCATTTGGTGCCTTGATGGTTCCGATTGAATGCCTGTTGCGCAGCATTGATGGCCTCTTTTAAAAATTCAAGAACACACGCTTTTAGATATTTTGTGAACTAAATCATCAAAGGTAATTTTGAATATTGTTGCGGTGCGCCAAAGAGAGAAGCAACTCCGTACATTCCAGCATTCCTGCAAATGAGCGATGCCAAGACTGGCGCTCTAGCGATGAAGCCGAACACGGTGAGCATCGCATTTCAGTCAATACGAACCGCGCTCGCCCACTCCCGCGAGCCGCCGAACAGCAAATGAACAAGTCCTACAGAAGCATCTGGAATGAAGCCCTTGGCGCCTGGGTGGCCGCTTCAGAAATCACTTCCGCCCGTGGCAAGAAGAGTAGTTCGGCGGCGGTCGTCTCTGGTGCCGTGCTGAGCGTCGCACTGGCGTCCATCGGCTTGATGGAGAGCGCGAACGCCTTCATCGTCGGACCGCCGAACGGCGCCTGCAGCACCGGCGCCAACACCGGTCCTGATGGCAAGGCCTACCCGGCGACGGCCGATCCGGTCGAAGGATCGGGCTCGTACTCGACGGTGATCGGCGGTTGCTCTGCCAACGCCGCCAACATGCTGGGCGCGACGCTGTTCGGGTCGTTCACGACGGCGCGCGGCAAGGGCTCAAGCATGTTCGGCATGGGGTCGACCGCCGGGCAGTACGCCTCGGCCTACGGCCTCCAGGCCAATGCCTTCGGCATCGCCAGCATCGCGATGGGCCAGAACGCCCTCGCTGCGAGCAACAACAACATCGCCATCGGCGCGGGCGCGAACGCGGCGGCGGTCAGCGCGGGCACCGCCATCGCGATCGGTGCGAACTCCATCGCCTCGTCCAACACCACGAGCGGCGATTCGCTGGCTTTCGGCACCGGTGCCAAGGCCACGGCGCAGGACGCGGTGGCGATCGGCGGCCAGGCCAACGCGAGCGGCACCAACGCCCTGGCCATCGGCGGAAACGAAGGTGGCGCCACCGGCACCAATGCGTCGGCCATCGGCGTGGGCGCCAACGCAACCGCCAACTATGCGACGGCGGTGGGCGCCGGCGCGACCGCGAGCGGCACCGGCGCGACGGCCATCGGTGCCAGCGGCACCGCGGCGGCCCGTGCCCTGGGCGCCAACTCGGTCGCGATCGGTGGCCAGGCCGTCGTCGGCAGCGCGGCCGATTCGGGTATCGCCATCGGCCTCAATGCCAATGCGCAGTCGCTCGCCACCATCGCCCTGGGAAGCGGTGCCAGTGTCGGAAGCGGCGCGGATTCGGGCATCGCCATCGGCACGAATGCGATTGCGACCAACAAGACGAACAACTTGGCGATCGGTGTCGGCGCAAAGGCGAATGGCGGCGGCGCGACCGCCATCGGCGCCGGCGCCAATGCCGCCTTTGGCAACGACGTGGCCTTCGGAACGAACGCGATGGCCCGCGGCGACGCGAGTTCGACCGCGCCTTCAACGGCCTTCGGGAACAACGCCAACGCCTGGGGCAGCAGTTCCACGGCCTTCGGCGTGTTCGCACAAGCCTTGGGCAGGACGTCCACGGCATTCGGCTATTCCTCGAACGCCGCTGCCGAGAATGCCCTGGCAGTCGGCACGTTGGCGAAGGCCTTCGGCAATCGCAGCACCGCCGTCGGTGCCGGAGCCTCGGCCACAGGCGATTTCTCCTCGGCCCTGGGCCGCACGGCGAACGCTGCCGCTGTCGGCGCGCTGGCACTCGGAACGAATTCCGTGGGCGGCGCATCCGCCGCCGCGGCCGATTCGATCGCCATCGGCGGCCAGTCCAGCGTCGTGGCCGCGGCAACCTCCGGCATCGCGCTCGGTCGCGGTGCGATCGTCAACGGCGCCTTCGGCATTTCCCAGGGCGACGGCGTCGTCAGTGGCGCCACGGGACAGAACGTCGCCATCGGTTCGTCGGGCACGAGCGCGAACTCCAGCACCGCCGCGGGTGGGGCGGTGGCCATCGGCCGTGGCCAGAAGGCCATTGGCGATGGCGCGGTCGCCATTGGCGATCCCAACGTCTCGGAGGGCACCGGCGCGGTGGCCATCGGCAATTCCAACAATGCGACCGGGCAGGGCGCGGTTGCGATGGGCAACAATTCCAGCGCCACCGCGGCCGGCACGCTCGCCTTCGGCGACACGGCCAGCGCATCGGCCACCAACGCCATCGGTTTCGGCGCCGGCGCGAATGCCGCTGCCGCGACAGCCGTCGCCATCGGACAAAGCGCCCTGGCCTCGGGCAACGCCGGCATCGCGCTGGGTTCCGGCGCACGCTCGATCGCGGATGGCGCCATCGCCATCGGCAAGAACGCCACCATCGGTTCGAAAACCGATGTCAATACCATCGCTATCGGGCCCAATGCGAACAGTTGGGGCGGAAGCATCGCGCTGGGCACCGGCGCATCCGCCGACCAGATCGGCACTGCGGCGCAGGACGCTTCTATCGCGATCGGCGGGAATGCTGCCACCGACGACCGGACGACCCGAAGCATCGCGATCGGCAATGGCGCGACGGTCAAGCCGCCGGGGGCGACAGTGGTCGATGCCGCGATCGCATTGGGCGCCAATGCAACTGGCACCGCGTCGAACACGGTGGCCATCGGCACGCTGGCCACTGCAACGTATGCCAACAGCATCGCGATTGGTGCGGGCAGCGTGACCGGCGCGGCCTCTCCGACTGGCGCCGGCTTCCTCACCGGCACCGCCGCACCCGCATCCGAGGTTTCGGTGGGCTCGGCTTCCGCCCTGCGGCGAGTCACGAATGTGGCCGACGGCGCCGCTCCCCA encodes:
- a CDS encoding IS3 family transposase (programmed frameshift) encodes the protein MESGIKRTQSDYTLAFKLSVVDQVEKGELTYKQAQERYGIQGRSTVLVWLRKHGRQSWGSASCRLPMPVPIKNSASPSAAPLTPEQRIKALEVQLREANEKAQLFEAVLDVLKKDYGVRVKKAFGQVLSQKLVPGLSVLRACRHWGVSRQAYYQQLQHQQQCRARSDTVIELVRSVRLRQPRLGARKLHHLLKQPLHQANASLGRDALLDVLREAHMLVQPRRAYHKTTDSHHRLRRHPNLLKQGPDQVRPTGSEQVWVADITYLPTDQGFVYLSLVTDAWSRKIVGHHVHDSLHTEQVSRALKVALKGRKTGQMLVHHSDRGIQYCSNDYQEIHRRHGIACSMTDGYDCYQNALAERVNGILKMEFLLHRPADLTQASRMVQQAVQIYNQERPHLSLKLKTPDEVHRASVAGWIKPAVCPS
- a CDS encoding DUF2827 domain-containing protein, with product MPDTSMLRIGITLGLHHEAETLWNNGIKQNAIFLAEALKHCPLVASVVLVNTTAVPITPTLPWDQARWPTVTFDTAKDNVDVLIELGGQIDAAQTDYLKRRGARLVSYCCGFEYVHAMESMLFSKPLWGQNLFVNQRYDDIWMVPQVVNISQPYFEVLRRADARPVPFVWSPVFLDERTRGLPAAGVYQPKVGPRRLSVMEPNINVVKFCLYPVLIAELAYRSRPEAIALLQVNNAERLAKESMEFITLMNQLDLIRQHKAVFLGRHETPVFLAQNTDIVISHQWENPLNYFYLETCWQGYPLVHNAHLCADLGYYYQGNDVAGASTRVIEAIDTHDAQATAYRERQRSLIDRYLPGHAAATEVYDNLLLGLMRRPAR